The segment ACCTGGGTTTACCCAAAAAATCCGGGCTTGAAGTCCTGAAGCATGTACGCGGCGGGGGCAACGATCTGCCTGTCATTATCCTGACTGCCCAGGACACTATCGATGACCGCATCAAAGGACTCGACACCGGTGCGGATGACTACCTGACCAAACCTTTCGATCTGGATGAACTATCCGCGCGTATCCGTGCTTTGCTGCGTCGCCGTGGTGGTCGCACATCGCCAGTTATCGAACACTATGATCTGATCGTCGATCCTGCGTCACATACCGTGACCAAGGATGACAGAGGTGTGGATATTTCCCCTCGCGAATTCACCATCCTGACCTTACTCCTGGACAATCGCGGCAAAGTCATGTCGCGCAGCCGTTTGGAAGAAGGTTTGTACGCGTGGAATGACGAGGTCGAAAGTAACACCGTCGAGGTACACATTCATCACCTGCGTAAAAAGCTAGGCGCTGAACTGATACGCACTATACGTGGCGTAGGTTATATCATCGACAAACCCACTTCGAAATAAAATACCCGCGGCCTATGTTCCACTCGATACGCCGCCGCTTGCTGCTGATACTGCTTTCCGCGTCTATCGGATTGTGGTTGCTTGCGGCTGTGTTCAGTTACCTCGATACCCGTATAGAAGTCGAAAAACTCTTTGACGCCCAGCTGGCCCAATCCGGACGCGTCATGCTCGCCCTGAGTATGCATGAAGTCATGGAACAACGCCTGCTCGGCAAATTGTCCGGCACGGTGACAGAAACCATACGCGAAGGTATCTGGCAACTCGGGCACAACTACGAAAAGAAGCTCGCCTTTCAGATCTGGATTAATGACGACATTCTCGCCATGCGTTCAGATAACGCCCCCGATGTTCACATGACACGCAGTGTTGAGGGTTTTTCTGAAGAGCTGGTTGGCGGCAATACCTGGCGTATGTTCACGCTTCAGAGCGAAGACGGCGATATCACCATACACATTGGCGAGATGAATGATATACGCCACAAACTGGCTAACGGCGTTGTGATGCGCACGCTTGCACCGATGATTATGATTTTGCCGCTAACCGGCTTTGTGCTTTGGTACGGCGTTGGTCAGGCCATAAGTCCCTTGCGACGTATCGCAGAAGAAATGCGAAATCGCCGCGCCAACGACTTGCGTCATATCGACGCAGACTACCTGCCCGACGAGGCCAAGACGCTGGCGGCTTCGCTCAACAATGTCTTCGACCAGTTGCAAAGCGCCGTGGAAACGGAGCGACGATTTACTGCCGACGCCGCGCACGAATTACGCACCCCATTAGCCGCCCTGAAAACTCATGCGGAAGTGGCCTTGCAAGCCGCAACCGAGGAAGAGAAAAAACAGGCCTTGCGCCAGGTCGTGCGTGGCGTTGATCGCGCTACACGACTGGTGGAGCAATTACTTACTCTCGCCAGACTCGATCCGGATACGGGGAAGGCCAATGTAAAACGTTTTGACTTGTTCATAGTCGCCGAACAGGTCATCAGCGATGAAGCGGCGATTGCCATCGAAAAAGACATTGAGATCAGCCTGAATGGAACACGCGGCAAATTCGTACATTGTAATGGCGACGCCGTCGCCGTGATGATGCGCAACCTCATCGATAACGCCATACGTTATACGCCTGAAGGCGGCGTGGTCGAAGTTTCCATCATACGCTTCGACGACAAAATCACGTTCCGCGTATCCGATAGCGGACCAGGAATTCCTGCAGAAGACAGAGAGCGTATTTTCCAACGCTTCTACAGACGCCTCGGCACCAAGTCACCAGGCAGTGGTCTGGGTCTGTCTATCGTCTCCCGCATCATAGATCTCTACGGTCTGAATATCACCCTCGACGAAGCCGTACTCGGCGGCCTGCAAATCGACGTTCAGTTCAAGGCCATGGATTTGGAACCACGCACTTAATCCTATCGTCCGAATGCTTTGAATTAAATTTCAGGAATTGTAATTACGATAAGTGAGCGATTACCCACTACCCTTCACGAAGGATTTTTACGTTACTCGTATCAAATCCCTTACCCTCGACGGGATAGGGATGGAGTTGATCAAGAGGAAGACTTTGATCGGCTGCGGTTACCAGTCGCACATGTTCGCGACGGAATTCCCTGGCATTGCTCAAGCCACAGGAATGGGCAAGTTTGTCGATTTCGACATTTACCCAATGGGCATAGTTAGCGACACGCTTGAATTTTTCCGTCACCACCAGGCCACGCTGAAGTCGTTTGTTGTGCGTGGTAATGCCCGTCGGACAGGTATCCATATGGCATTGCATGGACTGTATACAGCCTAGGGAAAACATAAATCCGCGAGCGGAAGTCGCAAAGTCTGCGCCGGCACACAGTGCCCAGGCCACTTTCGCCGAGGTGACCAATTTACCTGAGGCAATCACTCTGACGCGATTGCGTAAGCCGGCCTCGATGAGAGAATCCACCAGCATAGGCAAGGCTTCCTGCAAAGACAAACCGACATGGTCAGCAAGAATCTGTGGGGCAGCGCCTGTTCCCCCATCGCCACCATCAACGGTAATAAAATCCGGCGCAGAATCCGAACCTCGCCGTATCACGGCTTCAAACAACGTATCGGTAAATGTCCGATTGGATATCACGACCTTAAATCCTACTGGTCGTCCAGTCACTTCGCGTATCCGCATAATCATGTCCAACAAATCATCCGGACTCTTGATTTCACGATGGCGGTTAGGGCTACTGGAAACAACGCCGACGGGTATGCCGCGGATGCGCGCGATCTCGGGCGATACTTTGACTGCAGGGAGAACGCCGCCACGTCCCGGTTTGGCGCCCTGAGAAATCTTGATTTCAAATGCTTTCACGTGTTGCGCCATCTCAATCAGTTTTTCATCACTGAGTTTGCCATGTTCGTCTCGCACGCCGTACTTGGCGGTTCCGATTTGAAAGATGCGATCACAATCGGCAGCTAAATGAAACGGCGATAATCCACCTTCTCCGGTATTAATCCAGACGCCGGCCTGGGCGGCGCCCATCGTCAGTGCCTTGACCGCCGGGCCGGAAATCGCGCCATAACTCATGCCGGATATATTAAAGATCTGTCGCGCGACGAATGGCTTGTCACAACCTTCGCCTATCGTCATTTGAGGTGAGGGCGTACATTCCTCTTCGAGCATGGGATAGGGAGAATTGACAAAGATGATAGTCCCGGGTTCGCGTAAATCATTCGTCGAACCAAAACCGATGACACCGCCCAAACCCTTCGATGTTTTATACACCCAACTGCGAGTGGCGCGATTAAACGGCATTTCCTCGCGATCGTGGGCAAAGAAATATTGGCGAAAAAATTCACCCTGACGTTCGAGAAAATAACGCATATGCCCGATGACCGGGAAATTTCTCAAAACAGCATGTTTACTCTGGAAAATGTCGTAGAAAAAAACCACTGACAGGAACAACATCACAATGCCGGCTAACCAGCCCATGATGGTTATGATGGTCGATAAAGTGGAAAATAATTCGTCCATTACGATCCCAGTTACGAATACCCTCTTTGACTACTAACGGCTAATTAGGTTGTATGCTTAACACTATTTAATAACTGATCCAGTGTTTTAACGTACTCATCGTAGCCATTTGTATCCGTACAATAAAACGGGCTACCGATTTCGACTTTCACATGACTTCTGACGAGCAGTGCTCGCAAGGTCGATCCTGGCAGACCGATTCCAGTAATAAAAATCGGAAAAATCGGTGCCCCGCTTTTCATCGCCATACGAATGGCGCCGCCTTTTACCTTACGCGGTTTGTCTGCTGGCCAATGTATGCCACCATGCGGGAAAACAACAACGACTTCGCCATTGGCCAAAGCATCATAGGCCTCACGCAAGGCCTTTTCAGGGCGTGTTTCACGATCAACGGGAATACATCCAGCAGCCTTAAATAAAAAAGGTAGACGATTGTATTCCTCACGCGCGATTAAAAAACGCAAAGGCCGTTTGCTCAAACCAATCAGTAAGGGAGGATCAAGCCCGGAAATATGATTCGCAACGATAATCGCCGGCCCATGTTCAGGGAGGTCGATGTATTGATTCGCATCGAGACGATGATAGCGATACAAAAACAGACGCAGGGCGCCATCAATGAGATTCAAACCCGGACGGCCCCAGTCCACTTCAATGGCATTACGCGACGCGCGATAGAAACGACTAACGGCGAACATGGAAAAAACAACAAAAAAACCGGCGATATAAGGCCACATGCGTCAGAAAGATAAACTGTTTTACGTAGTGTAACGAAGATAGCTAGCGACTGTCTTATTTCTTTTTCTTGCTGCCACCGGCTTCCGCCTCTGCTGCCGCCGCTTCGGCCTCGAGTTCTGAAGCACGCTCTTCGATCAAATCAATCAAATCGTCATTGGCAAGAATTTTCGCCCTGGCCAGTGCATTCCCGCCAAGCTTGCTCTCAAGTTTGATATCAGCGCCATTACTAACGAGGAGTTGCGCGACCTCAAGTTTCTCCTGGGACACGGCCAGCATTAACGGCGTTGAACCATCTTCTGCCGCCACATTGATGTCTGCGCCATGGACCAGCAGGAGATTGGCGATGTCTTTGTGCCCAAAATACGCGGCATGGTGTAAAGCGGTCAAACCGTTCTTGCGGGCGGCGCGTGTATCCACGCCTCTCGAAAGCAGTGCCCTCACCATTTCCGTATGACCGTAATAGCTAGCGGTAATCAGCGCCGATTCGCCATTTTTGTCTTGAATGGTCGGATCCGCGCCTTCATTCATCAAACGATCAAAATTTTTCTTGTCGCCACGTGCGATGACTTGCATCAATGCAGTTGACCCACGACCATCGGCTTTATCCACATCTGCGCCTTCGGTAAGCAGGTAGTCAACCGTGCGCGGGTTTCTAAGCTGTAGTGCCGCCATAAGTGCCGTTCGACCTGCGGCATTGGAAAAATTGACATCCGCGCCATCCATGAGCGCCGATTTCAGACGTGGAATATCGCCAGCACGGGCAGCCAGCAGCAAAACATCATTGGCAGTTACCGCCAATACGCTTGACGACCACCAAGCCTGGAACAAAACTGCCAGCACGAATAGTGTAGACTTAACCTTGACATTCATACTATTTATAGCGACAGTTTTGTTGAATTTCTTGAACAAGTCTGTTTATTGAAAACCAATTACCACAGTCTAAAGGTGTCTGAAATGCGTGTATTCATTTTGCCAATAATATTGTCTTTCGTCATATTTCAGACCGCACTGGCTGAATCCACTCTCATCGTTAACATACAAGGCCTGAAATCCGACAACGGTCAGGTTTCCGTCCATTTATTCGAAGCGACGAATGCTAATGCCTTCCCGACCAAGCAGGACATGGCACTGAGATCGGCACTCAATTATATTCGCCAGGGCACAAGCAGAATTCGCTTTTCAGCACTGGCCTCTGGCACCTATGCGATCTCTGTTTATCACGACGAAAACGGGAACAATCAGCTGGACACCAATTGGCTGGGGATACCGGATGAAGGTCTGGGTGTTTCAAAAGATGCCAAAGGCAGTTTTGGCCCACCCAGTTTCAAAGACGCCGCCTTCGAGGTGTCAGAAGATTCCACCGTGACCATCAATATGCATTATTAAAAAATGCGCTAATGGCAATCTATTTTTACAAACGTATTACATAAACAGCCGATAATTGTATAGTAAACCTTGCTCGTTTGAGGCTTGTGATTTTTCCAGTTACTGCAAACAGAAGGAACTGGCGTTAGACCTATCCGTATGGACTATTTTATCCGCTACAGAAAAAGTATATTTCTCACCCTGCTTATCTACCCATTGATAACCGGCATACCGGTATACGCCGATCACGGCTCTGGGGAAACTCACCCCAGACAATCTTTTGTCGTCGCCTCAAGCAATAATTTTCCACCACTGAATTTTCTCGATAAGGATAAAAATCTGACCGGATTTGGTCGTGAGCTGTCAGATGCGGTGTTTGCCTCTATCGGTATTACCCCAAAACGTTTGCACAGCGGCAATTGGACTGAGGTTCTTAGCTGGCTGGAAAAAGGTCAGGCGCAGATCATTCATGATACGGGTTACACAGAGGATAGAGATAAATTTCTCGACTATACTGTTCCCATTATTGAAATGAACGAAAGTATTTTTGTACAGAGCCATCGTTTCGATATTCAAAATCTGGAGTCACTGAGGGGAAAACGCGTCGCTTGCGTTAATAAACACATTACGCATCTCTATCTCCAGCAAATCCCGTGGATAAACTGCCATATCGTCAACACCCCGGCTGAAGGTGTACACGCCTTGATAAACGGACGCGTTGATGCCTTCATCTACCCGGAAGAAATTGTACTGTATTTCCTGCACACCTTTGATCGCATCAGAGAAGTCAAGATTACCGGTGAACCATTGCGTCGCTTAAGCTGGTCGATGACAGTAAAGGAAGGCAATACCGAGCTACTAGAGAAACTCAATGAAGGCATTCTTGCCATTAAACACAGTGGAGAATACGACCGAATTTATAGCAAGTGGTTTGGCTCGCCACTGATTTCAGGCTATACAAAAATGGAGTTCACCTTTCTTGGTATAGCGGTATTCGCCACGACGCTACTGGTTGCCTTTGTTATTTACACCGCCAAATTGCGCAAATCCAAGTCGGAGCTTCGTCGCTACAGGGAAAACCTGGAAGAGGAAGTCGCAAAACGTGCCGACGAATTGAAACAGTCGAATCTCTTGTTTCAGGCGGTAGTCGACACCATACCGTCACGCGTCTTCTGGAAAGATCTGGACAATAATTATTTGGGATGTAACAGCGCCTTCGCCCGCGACGCAGGAAAACAATCCCCGTCTGAAATGATAGGCAAAGATGATTTCGATATGCCGTGGAAATCAGAGGCGCCTCTATATCGACGAGACGATGCATCCGTCATGCAAACCGGCGAATCCCGTCTCAACTTCGAGGAACCTCAGACGACGCCTGATGGAAAAACCATCTGGCTGGAAACCAGCAAAATTCCGTTGCGCAAGTCTGACGGAACTGTTTACGGCGTGCTCGGGACTTACCAGGACATTACCTTACGCAAGAATTTTGAAAGTGAACTGATAAAGGCAAAAGATCTGGCCGAAGAAGCCAACCTCGCCAAATCCATGTTTCTGGCCAATATGTCTCATGAATTCAGAACGCCTCTACATGGCATACTCGGTTTTGCGCAAATGGGTATTCTGCGCAGCAGCGAATCCACCGACGAAAAATTAAATAAATTTTTTCATCAAATAAAAAGCAGCGGTGAACGATTAAAGACGCTAGTCGATGATTTGCTCGACCTGAGCAAACTGGAAGCCGGTAAAATGTCGCTGAATTTTCAGCAACATGATATCCGCGAAATCATACAGGAGTGTGTCGCGGAACAAGAAGTCTTGATTACCGGGCATCG is part of the Gammaproteobacteria bacterium genome and harbors:
- a CDS encoding response regulator, giving the protein MRILIVEDDTLLGDGIRTGLAQHGYAVDWVEDGQAAETALMTNEYELMVLDLGLPKKSGLEVLKHVRGGGNDLPVIILTAQDTIDDRIKGLDTGADDYLTKPFDLDELSARIRALLRRRGGRTSPVIEHYDLIVDPASHTVTKDDRGVDISPREFTILTLLLDNRGKVMSRSRLEEGLYAWNDEVESNTVEVHIHHLRKKLGAELIRTIRGVGYIIDKPTSK
- a CDS encoding ATP-binding protein — protein: MFHSIRRRLLLILLSASIGLWLLAAVFSYLDTRIEVEKLFDAQLAQSGRVMLALSMHEVMEQRLLGKLSGTVTETIREGIWQLGHNYEKKLAFQIWINDDILAMRSDNAPDVHMTRSVEGFSEELVGGNTWRMFTLQSEDGDITIHIGEMNDIRHKLANGVVMRTLAPMIMILPLTGFVLWYGVGQAISPLRRIAEEMRNRRANDLRHIDADYLPDEAKTLAASLNNVFDQLQSAVETERRFTADAAHELRTPLAALKTHAEVALQAATEEEKKQALRQVVRGVDRATRLVEQLLTLARLDPDTGKANVKRFDLFIVAEQVISDEAAIAIEKDIEISLNGTRGKFVHCNGDAVAVMMRNLIDNAIRYTPEGGVVEVSIIRFDDKITFRVSDSGPGIPAEDRERIFQRFYRRLGTKSPGSGLGLSIVSRIIDLYGLNITLDEAVLGGLQIDVQFKAMDLEPRT
- a CDS encoding FMN-binding glutamate synthase family protein; translation: MDELFSTLSTIITIMGWLAGIVMLFLSVVFFYDIFQSKHAVLRNFPVIGHMRYFLERQGEFFRQYFFAHDREEMPFNRATRSWVYKTSKGLGGVIGFGSTNDLREPGTIIFVNSPYPMLEEECTPSPQMTIGEGCDKPFVARQIFNISGMSYGAISGPAVKALTMGAAQAGVWINTGEGGLSPFHLAADCDRIFQIGTAKYGVRDEHGKLSDEKLIEMAQHVKAFEIKISQGAKPGRGGVLPAVKVSPEIARIRGIPVGVVSSSPNRHREIKSPDDLLDMIMRIREVTGRPVGFKVVISNRTFTDTLFEAVIRRGSDSAPDFITVDGGDGGTGAAPQILADHVGLSLQEALPMLVDSLIEAGLRNRVRVIASGKLVTSAKVAWALCAGADFATSARGFMFSLGCIQSMQCHMDTCPTGITTHNKRLQRGLVVTEKFKRVANYAHWVNVEIDKLAHSCGLSNAREFRREHVRLVTAADQSLPLDQLHPYPVEGKGFDTSNVKILREG
- a CDS encoding 1-acyl-sn-glycerol-3-phosphate acyltransferase; translation: MWPYIAGFFVVFSMFAVSRFYRASRNAIEVDWGRPGLNLIDGALRLFLYRYHRLDANQYIDLPEHGPAIIVANHISGLDPPLLIGLSKRPLRFLIAREEYNRLPFLFKAAGCIPVDRETRPEKALREAYDALANGEVVVVFPHGGIHWPADKPRKVKGGAIRMAMKSGAPIFPIFITGIGLPGSTLRALLVRSHVKVEIGSPFYCTDTNGYDEYVKTLDQLLNSVKHTT
- a CDS encoding ankyrin repeat domain-containing protein → MNVKVKSTLFVLAVLFQAWWSSSVLAVTANDVLLLAARAGDIPRLKSALMDGADVNFSNAAGRTALMAALQLRNPRTVDYLLTEGADVDKADGRGSTALMQVIARGDKKNFDRLMNEGADPTIQDKNGESALITASYYGHTEMVRALLSRGVDTRAARKNGLTALHHAAYFGHKDIANLLLVHGADINVAAEDGSTPLMLAVSQEKLEVAQLLVSNGADIKLESKLGGNALARAKILANDDLIDLIEERASELEAEAAAAEAEAGGSKKKK
- a CDS encoding DUF2141 domain-containing protein, giving the protein MRVFILPIILSFVIFQTALAESTLIVNIQGLKSDNGQVSVHLFEATNANAFPTKQDMALRSALNYIRQGTSRIRFSALASGTYAISVYHDENGNNQLDTNWLGIPDEGLGVSKDAKGSFGPPSFKDAAFEVSEDSTVTINMHY
- a CDS encoding transporter substrate-binding domain-containing protein, which codes for MDYFIRYRKSIFLTLLIYPLITGIPVYADHGSGETHPRQSFVVASSNNFPPLNFLDKDKNLTGFGRELSDAVFASIGITPKRLHSGNWTEVLSWLEKGQAQIIHDTGYTEDRDKFLDYTVPIIEMNESIFVQSHRFDIQNLESLRGKRVACVNKHITHLYLQQIPWINCHIVNTPAEGVHALINGRVDAFIYPEEIVLYFLHTFDRIREVKITGEPLRRLSWSMTVKEGNTELLEKLNEGILAIKHSGEYDRIYSKWFGSPLISGYTKMEFTFLGIAVFATTLLVAFVIYTAKLRKSKSELRRYRENLEEEVAKRADELKQSNLLFQAVVDTIPSRVFWKDLDNNYLGCNSAFARDAGKQSPSEMIGKDDFDMPWKSEAPLYRRDDASVMQTGESRLNFEEPQTTPDGKTIWLETSKIPLRKSDGTVYGVLGTYQDITLRKNFESELIKAKDLAEEANLAKSMFLANMSHEFRTPLHGILGFAQMGILRSSESTDEKLNKFFHQIKSSGERLKTLVDDLLDLSKLEAGKMSLNFQQHDIREIIQECVAEQEVLITGHRLIIEYDFDENLPAIDCDRNRCGQIIMNLLSNAIKYSPDRGHIHISATTNTAQDSLVFTIDDQGPGVADEEKQSIFEKFVQSPKNPSGSGGTGLGLAITRELVRAHHGKIWCEDAQGGGASLVVELPLKQIA